The following proteins are co-located in the Leptospira weilii genome:
- a CDS encoding N-6 DNA methylase produces the protein MSQEVSRKNKNKFLGQFFTPERVAGFLVDWILGAERIASQEGLKRILDPAIGNGIFFESVLDKLPNLDAEWVGFDLDTQCLSASRSALENRISKASILSFYDRDFLLQKENQKFDAILCNPPYRKISDKNYSRELIQQFEGQSDRKLPGTANLYVFFLLKCLNLINVGGRAAFLVPQDFFNSGYGVFIKSALQESGLLHSLFLFSPQDSLFDEAITSSCILLLENSEKERKSGFYWTRLKPGFFSDTSKLPLSSVESIQTDWISFPDPEEKWSPIFHRLEKKTYTGEKKMDFERKKFGHFVPLTEFGKFTRGIATGDNNFFLFTKEMVEASGIPEKHFKTCIPKSQYARNRIFLHSDWEELSRKGAKVWLLDVKLEFDPKDSLALQNHLQSGITRGVHKRFLPSRRKNWYTQESKSACPILASSFHRTEIRIVRNFSNVVHLTCFHGFNPASNMEEWVDALYAYLISSVSKKDLEARRREYARGLWKAEPGDLNSLWVPDFRRFDSQIQKELQILVSDLKQARFSSEKENFILHRIDSIFKEGLV, from the coding sequence ATGTCTCAAGAGGTAAGTCGAAAAAATAAAAATAAATTCCTAGGACAGTTTTTTACACCCGAAAGGGTTGCCGGTTTCCTGGTAGATTGGATTTTGGGGGCTGAACGTATCGCTTCCCAAGAAGGTTTGAAACGTATACTGGACCCCGCGATTGGAAACGGAATATTTTTCGAAAGTGTTCTTGATAAACTTCCTAATCTCGATGCCGAATGGGTTGGCTTTGATTTGGATACGCAATGCCTGAGTGCTAGTCGTAGCGCACTTGAAAATAGGATCTCGAAAGCTAGTATACTTAGTTTTTACGATCGCGATTTTTTGTTACAGAAAGAGAATCAGAAATTTGATGCCATTCTATGCAATCCTCCATATCGAAAGATCAGCGATAAAAATTATTCCAGAGAATTGATTCAGCAATTTGAAGGACAATCGGATAGAAAACTTCCGGGAACGGCAAACCTTTATGTTTTCTTTTTATTGAAATGTTTAAATCTAATCAATGTGGGAGGTCGGGCTGCCTTTCTCGTTCCTCAAGATTTTTTCAATTCCGGTTACGGAGTTTTTATCAAGTCGGCATTACAAGAATCCGGTTTGTTACATTCCTTGTTTCTTTTTTCCCCTCAGGACAGCCTTTTCGACGAAGCGATTACAAGTTCTTGTATTCTTCTATTAGAAAATTCTGAAAAAGAAAGAAAGTCGGGATTTTATTGGACGAGACTCAAGCCCGGGTTCTTTTCCGATACATCTAAACTTCCTTTAAGCTCCGTCGAATCGATTCAGACGGATTGGATTTCCTTTCCCGATCCGGAGGAGAAGTGGAGTCCCATCTTTCATCGACTCGAAAAGAAAACGTATACCGGCGAAAAGAAGATGGATTTTGAAAGAAAAAAATTCGGTCATTTTGTCCCGCTAACGGAGTTCGGAAAATTTACGAGAGGAATTGCAACCGGAGATAATAATTTCTTTCTGTTTACGAAAGAGATGGTGGAGGCTTCCGGAATCCCCGAAAAACATTTTAAAACTTGTATTCCAAAATCTCAATATGCGAGAAATAGAATATTCTTACATTCCGATTGGGAGGAGTTGAGTCGAAAAGGCGCTAAGGTTTGGCTGTTGGATGTGAAGTTAGAATTCGATCCGAAAGATTCTCTCGCGCTGCAAAATCATTTACAATCTGGAATTACGAGAGGAGTTCATAAGAGGTTTCTTCCTTCGAGAAGAAAAAACTGGTACACACAGGAATCTAAATCCGCATGTCCGATTCTCGCTTCCAGTTTTCATAGGACCGAGATCAGGATTGTCAGGAATTTTAGCAATGTCGTTCACTTGACTTGTTTTCACGGATTCAATCCGGCTTCCAATATGGAAGAATGGGTGGATGCACTTTATGCGTATCTCATCTCTTCGGTTTCTAAAAAGGATTTGGAAGCCAGAAGGAGAGAATATGCAAGAGGTCTTTGGAAGGCCGAGCCGGGAGATCTCAATTCTCTTTGGGTTCCCGATTTCAGAAGATTTGATTCTCAAATACAAAAAGAATTACAGATTTTGGTTTCCGATTTGAAACAAGCCCGTTTTTCTTCGGAAAAGGAAAATTTCATTTTGCATAGAATTGACTCGATTTTTAAGGAAGGATTGGTCTGA
- a CDS encoding biotin--[acetyl-CoA-carboxylase] ligase, whose amino-acid sequence MQNVLLQPEKGIFMDSVTSTNSVIKSQEFPHGTWIVAEEQTAGRGRKDRTWETFGEESLIFSGKIGLENFDGGPGLSLFIGTAVCKAILSVYPELTREIKIKWPNDLYRGNKKIAGILIETEVEGSSATLIVGIGMNLYGKKESIPVHLTDAGYLNTNPNRAGKKNEIVEKLIPFLNEAILLWKDTEGRKKELILLNELLLWKGQSVSYTENGQLRTGVLEGLSESGSLILKTPSGTKLDFVDSPEDFHSLN is encoded by the coding sequence ATGCAGAACGTATTACTTCAGCCGGAAAAGGGAATCTTTATGGATTCCGTAACCTCCACAAACTCGGTCATCAAAAGTCAGGAGTTCCCGCACGGAACTTGGATCGTAGCGGAGGAGCAGACCGCCGGAAGAGGAAGAAAGGATCGAACTTGGGAAACGTTCGGTGAAGAGTCTTTGATTTTTTCCGGGAAAATCGGTCTGGAAAATTTTGACGGAGGGCCGGGATTATCGCTTTTTATAGGCACCGCAGTTTGTAAGGCGATTCTTTCCGTATACCCGGAACTCACTCGGGAAATCAAAATCAAATGGCCGAATGATTTATACCGAGGTAACAAAAAGATTGCAGGAATTCTAATAGAGACGGAAGTCGAAGGTTCTTCTGCCACTTTGATTGTAGGAATCGGAATGAACTTGTATGGAAAAAAGGAATCGATTCCGGTTCATCTTACGGACGCCGGTTATTTGAATACAAACCCGAATCGAGCGGGTAAAAAAAACGAGATCGTGGAAAAGTTGATACCATTTTTGAACGAAGCGATACTTCTTTGGAAAGATACGGAAGGAAGAAAAAAGGAACTTATTTTGTTAAACGAACTCCTTCTTTGGAAAGGGCAATCCGTCAGTTACACCGAAAATGGACAGTTGCGAACGGGAGTATTGGAGGGACTGAGTGAAAGCGGTTCCTTAATCTTAAAAACTCCTTCCGGGACTAAGTTGGATTTTGTGGACAGTCCGGAAGACTTCCATTCCCTAAACTAA